Genomic segment of Chloracidobacterium sp. N:
TCGATGTGACGCCACGCCCCGAAATCCTCGATGCGCTGGCGGCCCGCCGTGACCGGGGCGAGGGAAAACTCACCGTCGAATCCGTCGGCGGACGCTACGCTTTCATTGCGCTCTTTGAGACGGCCGTTCCCGGCGCTGCCGGGGCGGTTTCCTGATCCTGAAAACAACTCCCCTTGTGAGGCATTCATTCGTGGCAACCGATACGGCCCAACTGCTGCGCGCCGCCGTTCACCAAAGCCCCATCACCTCAAAGCAGGGCCTGCTGGAACGGCTTTTTACGGCGTACTTCGATGCGTTCGTCTATAACCAAATCTGGGAAGACCCACGGGTTGACCTGGCGGCGCTGGAACTCACGCCCGAAAGCCGCATCCTGACGATTTCTTCCGGCGGCTGTAACGTTCTCAACTACCTGATTCACGGTCCGGCACAGATAACGGCGATTGATCTGAACCGCTACCACTTGGCACTGCTGCGGTTGAAGCTGGCGGCCGTGCGCCATCTGCCTGACCACGAGACGTTCTTTCGCATGTTTGGGGAAGCCAATGACCCACGCAACGTCAGGGCGTACGACACCTATCTGAGCGCACACCTGGACGGGGCCGCGCGGGACTTCTGGGAAGGGCTGACGATGTTCGGCAAGCGGCGCATCCACTTTTTCGCCGACAACCTGTACGACCACGCCCGCAATGGCTTCTACCTGCGCTTCCTCGAAAAACTCGCCCACCTGATAGGCATTTACCCGGACCGCATGGTGCACGTCACCGACCCGGACGAACGCGCCCGCGTCTTTGATGCCACCATTGGGCGTTACTTCGACCACTGGCTGGTACGCCTGCTCTCCAAGCTGCCCTTCATCGTCTTTGGCTTGGGGATTCCACCCCGGCAGTACGAAGCCATGCGCCGTGAAACGCCGGAGAACATCCTGGCGATGTACCGCCGGCGCGTCCGGCGCTTCATCTGCGATTTTCCCATCGAGGAAAACTACTTTGCCTGGCAGGCGCTGGCGCGGCGCTACGATACCGAACACTGCCGGGCGATTCCCGAATACCTCAGAGCCGAACACTTCGGGACGCTGCGCGCCAACATTTCGCGGGTCACGACCGAGGTGACTTCGCTGACGGACCACCTGCGCCGGCAGCCGGCCGGGGCTTACGACCGGTTTGTGTTTCTCGATGCCCAGGACTGGATGAAAGACGAGGAAATTGCCGCCCTGTGGCGGGAGGTGCTGCGGGTGGCCCCGGCCGGTTCGCGGATCATCTTCCGTACGGCCCCGGAAACTTCGCCGGTGGAACAGGCGCTTCCGCCGGAGCTGCGGGCGCGCGTGCGCTACGAACGGGAACGCTCGGCTGAGTTGTTCACACAGGACCGCTGCGCCATTTACGGCGGTTTTCACCTGTACGTCGTCAACGAAGCCTGAGCGCCGCCCTTTACCCTCGGGCAGAAGGTTTACGGCGTAGGCGACAACGCGCCGGCAGCCAGCCGGCGCAGGCACCGGATGGCGCGCTCCAGGCTTGTAGCCTGGAGCGCGGCTGTGTCGGGATGCCAGTGTTTGCCGGCATACTCGATGATGCGTGACGTGTAAGCCGGGCCAACCCGCCGGCCGCTCCCCGGTTGTGGAGCCATGTCTTCGCGGATGTCCCGGCGATGTGATCCCGCCGCCAGTTCGACCAGCATTGCTTTGGGATCGAGAACCGATTCCGGGTCGGCCGGAATGTTGCTGCGCGCCACGCCCAGAAAACCGGCGAGCGTTTCGGCGTCCGCCATCAGCCACGCTTCGACGGCGTGCACGGCAACGCGGAAGCACAGCCCGGAAGAAGGCTCCGGCAGCCAGGCGACGCGCAATGACGGCGCACAGCCGTCGCGGTCCAAATCCACCAGAACCAGCCACAGGGAATGCTGGGCGGCCTGGTTGTAGCCGGCAATCCGCTTTTTGAGATTGGGCTTGCCTTCCGCCACGTACACCGGCCCCGCTTCAGCCCCGACATGCGCGATGAGCCGCTCAACCACCACCTTGTCGGTTTTCCCTTCAACGGCTGCGTAAATCCTCGCCCGCATGCGCTAGCTCTCTCCGAAGAGCATGAGTTGCTCGGCCTGCCTGGGTGTGGTGTGGGGCAGGACGGCCTCGGCGATGGAGAGCCCACCTTCCAGGAGCTGGCGGATGGTTTCGATGGAGCTGGCCGGTGTGACGGTTGTGCCTTCCAGAGCCGGAAGCAGCAACAGGACTTCATTCAGGCCAATACCTTCATCGCGGAGCAGTTCGGGTGAATGGGTACTCAGGAAAATCTGCCGTCCGTTCCGGCGCTGGATGCGGGCCAGCATCTGCGGCAGGGTGCTGACGATGCCCGGATGCAGGGAAAGTTCCGGCTCCTCCAAAAGGAGCGGCCCCGTGCCGTCTGTCACAGCCCACAGCAGTCCCAGCAGCCGCAGGGTGCCATCCGACAACTGTTCCTCGGTCTGCCATGCCCCCTGTGGACGCCAGTGCTGGTAGCGCCCGCGCAGGTGCGGTGTGCCCCGTGCATCGCGCCAGAGTTCAATGGCCTGCATCTGGGGCACGGCCACCTGCAGCGCCTCCTGGATGCGTTGCAGCCGGGCTTTCTGCGTCTTGGCAGGCGTTTTGGCCACCTGCTCCAGAAAGTCACCGCCGAAAGGATCATGGGCGCGTCCCACCGAGCGGTCCGGTTCCCTGACCAGTTGGGGAACGAGGTGCAGGTAGCGTACGGAGACAAAAAACGTGGCAATTTCACGGAACGGCTGATTGACATTGACCTGCTCCAGGTAGGTTTGCGTCAGTCGTTCGGGGTCGCGCCGGTCATCCGCCGTGGGGCGGTCGAGGATGACCTCTCCGTTGCGCCGGACCTGTTCCTTGCGCAGGTGCAGGCGGCCCTGCTTCTGGTTGAAAGCCACCTGGTAGGTCCACTGGATGTGATCGGCCACTTCGAGCGTGGCTGTTATCTCAACATCGGGAAAGCGGCGTGCCGCCAGGCAGCGGAGGGCGCTGACTCCCCCGCGCCGGCGCACGGCTTCCTGCAGGCCGCCGCCGGGAATGGCCAGATCGCGCAGGAACCGGAAGGCATCCAGAAAGTTGGACTTGCCCGCAGCATTGGGCCCGACGAGAAAGAGCCGCCGGCCAATCTCCACGTCGCAGTCGGTAAAATTCTTCCAGTTGCGGAGTTGCAGGCGTGTGAACCGGGGGGTTCCACATTCGCTCATGGATGGTTTCTCCCACGTCGCCCCTGTCCCTTGTCTGGCCTGTTCTGCATTCAGGAATCTTCCCGGAAGGTTTCCAGGATGAGTCCCGGCGTGATGACCTCCGGCAGCACTTTCGGCTCCCTGCCGTTGGCCGGATAAAACACGTAGAGCGGTACGCCGCTCCGTCCAAACTCGGCCAGGGTGCGGGTGATTTCTTCGTCGCGGTTTGTCCAGTCGGCCTTGACCATGACGATACCGCGCCGCTCGATTTCCTGCCGCACGGCTTCGGTCTCCAGCGCCACCTTTTCATTGGCCTTGCAGCTCAGGCACCAGGCAGCCGTGAAATCCACAAAGACCGGCTTGCCGGCCCGGCGCAGTTCTTCGACCCGGGCCGGTGAGAACGGCTCCCACCGGATGCCGCCGGACTTCGTTTCCCTGGAACCGGTCGCCGCACTGGCGGCTGACGGAAGCTGGTGAATCGTCCGCACTCCGAAGACCGTGCTGCCCACGATGATCAACAGAGCCGTGGCCATGGCGATGCGCCGGACGGCCGGCGTCCGTGTCAGGCTGCCCCAGCGTCCCCAAATCCAGCCGCCCAGCCCGATGAGGACGAGCATGCCGAGCATCAGTGCCAGCCCGTCCACGCCAACTTCCAGCCCCAGCACCCACAGCAGCCAGACGACCGACCCCATGAGCAGAAAGCCCATGAACTGCTTGAAACTCTCCATCCACGCGCCCGGTCGGGGGACAAAGCGGAGAAGCTGCGGCGCGGCGGCCAGAATGAGGTACGGCGCGGACATCCCCAGCGCCAGCGCCGTGAAGATGAGCAGCGCCACGGCCGTCGGTTGCGCCAGCGCCACCCCCAGCGCCGACCCCATGAACGGGGCCGTGCACGGCGTGGCAACCACCGTGGCCAGTACGCCTGTGAAAAACGAGCCGGCCAGCCCGCTCCGGTTCATGGCCGCACCGCCAACCGTGGTCAGCGTCAGTCCCACTTCAAAGACGCCAAACAGCACCAGCCCGAAAACAAACAGCACGGCCACGAGAAAGGCGACAAAGGCCGGTTCCTGCAACTGAAAGCCCCAGCCAAGCTGCTGTCCGCCGGCCCGCAGCGCAAGCAGGATGCCGGCCAGCGCCCAGAACGACAGCACGACGCCGGCCGTAAACACCAGCCCGTGCTGCCAGGCCTCGCCCCGCCCGGCCTTTGCCTGCTCGACAAAACCCAGCACCTTGATCGAAAGCACCGGCAGCACACATGGCATCAGGTTCAGAATCAGCCCGCCGAGAAACGCGCCGCCCAGCGTGACGAGCAGCGCCAGCCAGCCCAGCGGTTGACCGCCCGACGATGACCGGTCAGACCGGGTGCCGGCGACTGGTGTCAGCAGATCGCCCAGCGCCGTCAGCGGTTCAATCGGCGCTTCCACCGTCAACCCCGGTTCCGTTCCGGCCCCGCGCCACCCGGTGGGTGTGACAACCACCCCGGCCAGTTGGGTTGGCGTCTTTTCAGCGACTTTTGAGCGCACCAGGCGCAGGGCGTACCCACCTTTGACGCGCAGCAGGCGCTGCGGTTCAGCGCCTTCGATGACGAGTTCCTCGAAGGGAAAGAACGTCACCTCCGTCAGCGGTTCGGCCCCCGTCGGCGGCGTCAGCAACAGCACCAGATGGTCGCCGTCCTGTGCCGCGCGCAGCTTCCATTCCGAAGTCGCCAGCGGCAACTGCGCACGGGCGCGGGAAAATGCCTCCGTCCACGGCGAAGGCTGGGGAACGTCATTCGTCACCGGCAACGTCAGCGTCAACTCGGCGTCGCCGGGGATACATTCTTCCTTGCATACGAGCCAGCGCACCTTGCCTGCCAGCGTCACCGGCTTGCCGACCGGGAGCTTGTCTGGCGGCGTGATGCGGATCAGGTGCAGGACTTCCTTTTCATAGCCATAGCCAACCAGGCCGCTGACCTCGATACGTTTGGGAATCGGCCACTGAATGTCGTCGGCTTTGAAACCGGGCGGCAGTTTCCACTTGATGGACGTGGGTTGCCCGGAATCGCCGGGGTTGCGCCAGTACGTGTGCCAGTGTTCTTCCAGCTCAAAGCGGATGGCCACCCAGAACGGCACGCCGGGCCGGATGGCCGTCGTTTCGGCAATCAGTTCGGCTTTGACGTGCGGTTGTTCCACGGGCGCCGCCACCGCCGGGCTGGTCCACAACCCACCCGGCCAACCAATCGAGAAGAGTCCCAGAGCAACGGCCGCCAACCACAGCCGGCCGTGTTTCCACCTGTGTTGCATCATCAAACCTCAATCCTCATCAGTGCGGAGCTTTTCGAGTACCGAAAAATCCTCCAGCGTGGTGACATCCCCGACGACATTGCCGCTGGCGGCGATTTCGCGCAGCAGGCGGCGCATGATTTTACCGGAGCGCGTCTTGGGCAGTGCATCGGTAAAGCGGATGTCGTCCGGCTTGGCCAGCGCGCCGATTTCCTTCGCCACATGCTCGCGCAGGGCAGCCCGGAGGGCATCATCCCCGGCCCGGCCGCCCTGAAGCGTGACAAACGCCACAATCGCTGAGCCTTTGAGTTCATCAGGCCGGCCGACGACCGCCGCCTCGGCCACGGCTTCGTGCGACACCAATGCACTTTCGATTTCAGCCGTGCCCAGCCGGTGGCCGCTGACGTTGATGACATCATCCACCCGCCCCATGATCCAGTAGTTGCCATGTTCATCGCGCCGTGCGCCGTCGCCGGCAAAATAGACGCCTTCAATCTCGCTCCAGTACTGCCGGCGGTAGCGTTCGTCGTCGCCCCAGATGGTACGCAGCATTGCCGGCCAGGGCCGCGTCAGCACGAGATACCCGCCCTCGTTGACTCCGACGGACTGCCCGTCCTTCGTACGAATGTCGGCGCTGATGCCCGGCAGCGGACGGGTGGCCGTGCCGGGCGTCGTCGTCGTGGCCCCCGGCAGGGGCGCAATCATCATGCCGCCGGTTTCGGTTTGCCACCAGGTGTCCACGATGGGGCAACGTCCTTTCCCCACCACCTGGCGATACCACATCCAGGCTTCGGGGTTGATGGGTTCGCCAACCGTACCGAGCAGGCGCAGGCTGTCGAGACGATGTTTCAGCACCCACTGCTCACCCCAGCGGATAAACGCCCGGATGGCAGTCGGGGCGGTGTAAAGAATCGTCACGCCGTGGCGGTCCACGATGCGCCAGAAGCGGTCCGGCTCAGGATGGTTGGGCGCGCCTTCGTACATCATCACCGTGGCCCCGTTGGCCAGCGGCCCATAGACGACGTAGCTGTGGCCCGTCACCCAACCGACATCGGCCGTGCACCAGTACACGTCATCGTCCTTGAGGTCGAGCACCCACCGGGCCGTGGCCGCCACCTGGGTCAGGTAGCCGCCCGTCGTGTGCAGGATGCCCTTGGGTTTACCGGTCGTGCCGCTGGTGTAGAGGATGAACAGCGGGTGTTCGGCGTCGAGGGCTTCCGGCGGGCAGTCGTCGCCCACCGTTTCGAGCATTTCGTGCCACCAGTGATCGCGTCCGGGCTGCATGTCCACCTTCGAGCCGGTCCGCCGCAGCACAATACAGGTTTCGACCGTCGGCGTCTGGTCAAGGGCCACATCCACGGCCGGTTTGAGGCGGACTTCCGTTCCGCGTCGCCAGCAGCCGTCGGCCGTGACGACAAGCCTGCATCCGGCGTCGTTGATGCGGTCGCGCAGGGCTTCGGCCGAGAAACCGCCGAAGACGACGGAGTGTGTCGCCCCGATGCGGGCGCAGGCCAGCATGGCGATGGCGATTTCCGGCGTCATCGGCATGTAAATGGCCACGCGGTCGCCGGCCCGGACGCCAAACTTCTTCAGAACATTGGCAAACCGGCAGACTTCGCGGTGCAATTCCCAGTACGTCAGCGTCCGGGTGTCGCCTGGCTCGCCTTCCCACACGATGGCCGCTTTCGTGCGCCGCCAGGTTTTCAGGTGACGGTCAAGGCAGTTGGCAGAAATGTTGAGTTTGCCGCCGATGAACCATTTGGCGTGGGGTGGGTTCCACTCCAGAACCTGCGTCCAGGGCGTCATCCAGTCGAGAGCCGCTGCCTGTTTGGCCCAGAAAGCCTCGAAGTCAGCTTCGGCTTCGGCATAGAGCTGGGCGGCGAGTTCCGGCGTGACGTTGGCCTGCCAGGCAAAGTCCGGCGGCGGTGGAAACTGTCTGGTTTCATGCTGGTGAGACTCGATGGCATAGGATTCAGTCATGGCTTGTGTGGCTCCAGGATGCAGCAAAATGACGGGGGCCAACCCGACGGCAAGGCAGGTTGTCGGCGGGTCTAGTGGAATGTAGCTTGAAAGGTATGGAACGCGCGAACTCTGCACCACTTTCCAGGTCAGCCACCTATGCCCGCTACTGGCTGCAGGCGGTGTTCTTTCTGCTTGCCGGCGTCGAGCTGGCCAACGCGCTCATGGCGCTCTTTTTTCAGGATGCGGCGGCCAGCTTCTACGGCTGGGAGATCAGTGACCCGGCGATGACGCAGCAGTATGGTATTGCGCTGTGTGTCGTCGCGGCGGCGTACTTTCTCATCGGGCTTGATCCAGTTGCCAATCGCCGCCTGCTGCTGTTGCCGCTGGTTGAAGTTGGCGTGGCCACCTTCTGGACGTTTTTCCTGTCCCGTGGGCAGTATGGCGGGCGCAGCGCCGTGCTCATGGCGCTGGGCTACTGCCTGTTCATTGTGGCCGCGGTGGTCGTCCCGACGGCGATGCTGCGGACGGCGGCGGAAGGTGTGGACCCGACACCACCGGCGGCCTGAGCCGGTTGCGGCGTCTCCGGGCGCGCTGTCTCCGGGTGCGCTGTCTCCGGGTGCGCTGGCGCAATCCCGGCAAACGCCTGCATGGCGCGGACAGCCTCCCCATGGGGCAGGGCAAAGGTCGTGTCGTGATTCCCGCTGGGGATGGTGATCTGCACCACCTGCTGATTGCCGCCTTCAAAGGCCGCCTTGGTCAGCGCCTCGGCCATCCAGAGCGGCACGGTGGTGTCGTTTTCAGCATGCAGGATGAGAATCGGCGCGCGCACCTGCCGGATTTTTTCGACGTTCGGGCAGCGGATGCGCGTCAGGTAGTGGCAGGGAAACATCGGGTAGCGCAGGGCGGCAATATCAGGCAGTGACGTGAAGGTGGCCAGCGTGATGAGTCCGGCCGGCTGCACCCGCGCCGCCAAATCCACGGCCGGCGCACCGCCCAGCGAGTGCCCGACAATGAAAATCCGCTGCGGATCAATGTCCGGCCGCTGTTTGAGATATTCAAAGGCGGCCAGTGCCGTGTCATACAGGCCCTGTTCGCTTGGCTCCCCGCTGCTGAGTCCCAACCCGATGTATTCCGGCACCAGGACGTTGAACCCGGCCCGGCGGAAGACTTCAATCTGGGAACGGAGAAACGGATAGTTGAGGTATTCGCCGACGCCGTAGAAGAACAGCAGGGTCGGGCGGCGGGCCGTATCGGGAAGCACCCGGTCGCCGTGTTCGTCGAGCGCCGGGCCGAACAGCGCCGTAATCGTTTCACCCCGCGCCGCCGGAAACGTGACATAGCCTGCGCCCAGCGGCGGCATCACCTGCCGCCGGGCCCGTTCCCCACGGGCGACGGCGCGGAACACCATGGCGTGCTGGCGGGTGTAGAAGTAAATGCCTGCGCCGATGTAGCCCAGCAGTCCCAGCGTGAACAGCACCAGAAAGACCCGCAGCAGGCGCGCTGCGAAGAGATAGCGCCGGGCAAAGGAAGCCTGTGGATTGGTCTCTGTGGATGTTGTTTTCAGTCCTGCCATGCGCTTCTGCACCACTCCGTTCAATGGCGGTTGTTCTAGCGCACGTTACCCATGAGCCGGCGGATGAACGGTGTGAGGACAAACGCCACCACGGAAACCACGATCCCGGTCGCCGCCACCTGGTAAAACAGCGAGCCGACGCTTTCCGGGCGGGTTTCGTCGAAGTGACCGGCAATGAGACCGCCGATGTAGTTGCCGAAGGTCGGCCCCAGAAACCATATCCCCATCACCAGCCCGCTCAGCCGTTCCGGGGCCAGCTTGGTCATCGTACTCAGACCCACCGGACTCAGGCACAGTTCGCCCAGCGTGTGGATGAGATAGACGGCCACCAGCCACCACGGACTCAGCTTGCCGCCGTTGAGAAAGGCCACGCCCACGGCCGCCACAACGAAGCCGACGCCAACCAACAGGATGCCGACGGAAAACTTGGCCGGGCTGGACGGCTGCCGGTCGCCCCACTGCACCCAGAGCCAGGCAAAGACCGGGGCCAGAAAGATGATGAGCATGGCGTTGAGTGACTGAAAGTAGCTCGAAGGAAATGCAAAACCGAAGATGCGGCAGTCCGTCAGCCGGTCGGCATAGAGGTTGAGGCTCGATCCGGCCTGCTCGAAAAGCGCCCAGAACACAATCGAGGCCAGGAAGAAATACACAATGGCCAGCATCCGTTTGAGTTCGTCTTCCGCCAGGGTACGGAGGAAGGAAAACCAGACCAGGGCAATGATGCCGGCAAAGACCAGGGCAATGTAGGCATAGCCGGCCGCATTGCCCAGACGGCCCACAACCAGCCCGTGGAGCTGCTGAAGGCCCGCGACGACGGCAAACAGCGCGAATGCCACGGCCAGGTAGGAGGCCAGCCCCTGCCAGACCGGCGTCGCGTTGCCATCTTCGCGCACCGGACGTTCGCCGACGCCCTCCAGATACTTGAACCCGACAAGGTACTGCACCAGTCCCAGCGTCATCCCGATGCCGGCGGCGGCAAAGCCCCAGTGCCAGCTTGAACTTGGTTGAAAGCCCCAGCCGGCAATGGTGCGTTTCCACGTGTCGGATTGGGCCAGAAAGCCGCAGGCCAGCGGGGCGAGAAAGGCTCCGATGTTGATGCCCATGTAAAAAATCGAGAAACCGGCATCCCGGCGCTGGTCTTCCGGCCGGTAGAGCCGCCCGACAATGGCGCTGATGTTGGGCTTCAGAAGACCCGTGCCGAGCACAATCAGCACGAGACCGGTGTAAAAAGCCACTTCCGACTCAAAGGCCATGGTGAAGTGACCGGCGGCAATGATGATGCCGCCAATGAAGACGGCATATTTCAGACCCAGCAGCCGGTCAGCCGCCCAGCCGCCGGGCATGGCCAGCAGATAGACGGCGGAGGTGTACGTCCCATAGACCAGCGCCGCCTGCGCGTTGGAATAGCCCAGCCCGCCGTTTTCGTGGCTGGCCGTCATGTACAAAACGAGGAGCGCCCGCATGCCGTAGTAGCTGAAACGCTCCCACAGTTCCGTGAAAAACAGGGTCATCAGGCCAATGGGATGGCCGAAAAACTGCTTCCCTGACATGACGCCTTCCGGCGTCTCTGCAATGGCAGCCGACATGGTGTGAGCTTCCTTGACGGGAATCGAAATGAATTTGGCTGCGCACAATAACGCATTCACGTCGTTCGTACACGGATGAAATGCATGGCGCAAAAACTTTGGCCGCCGGGCCGGTCTGGCCGGCTATGACAGAAAGCTGCCGGCCGCTATCATCGCTTCAACATTGCTGCCGGAACATTTCTGCCGAAGCCGGAGGCTGTGGAAAGGCCATGGAGACCCTGGCGTTACCGAAACTCGACCTGTCACCCTACGTCCGGGCGCTTGACTGGCTGCCGTCGGTGGAAGTCCGGGGGCGCGTGACGGAACTGGTCGGCCTGCTGGTACGGGCATCCGTGCCGGGCGCCCGCGTGGAAGAGCTGTGCCTGATTCGGTCGCCGCACCGGGCGCATGACCTCAAGGCCGAGGTCGTCGGGTTCCGGGGATCGGAAATCATCCTCATGCCCTTGGGCGAGTTGCAGGATGTCGCCATGGGGGCGGAGGTCATCTCGACCGGCGGCTCCCTCAAGGTCCGGGTGGGCGACAGTCTGCTGGGGCGGGTGCTCGACGGCCTGGGCGAGCCGATGGACGGCAAGGGGCCGATTCCGAATGCCGTGGAGGTGTCCGTCACGGCGCGCCCACCGGACCCGATGAAGCGCCAGCGCGTGACCAGGCGGTTTATGACTGGCGTCCGCGCCATAGACGCCACCCTGACGGTTGGCGAAGGCCAGCGTGTCGGCGTCTTTGCGGCGGCTGGCGTGGGGAAATCCACCCTGCTCGGCATGCTGGCGCGCAATACCGAAGCCGAAGTCAACGTCATCGCGCTCATCGGCGAACGTGGCCGTGAAGTGCGCGACTTCCTCGAACATGACCTCGGACCCGAAGGTCTCAAACGCTCGGTCATCGTGGTTGCCACTTCAAACGAGCCATCGCTGGTGCGCCTCAAGGCCGCGCACGTGGCCACGGCCATTGCCGAATACTTCCGCGACCAAGGCAAAAAGGTGCTGCTGATGATGGATTCCGTGACGCGCTTTGCGCGCGCGCTGCGCGAAGTTGGTCTCGCCACGGGGGAGCCGCCGGCACGCGCCGGCTTTCCGCCTTCGGTGTTCAGCGAGTTGCCCAAGCTGCTCGAACGGACGGGCAATTCCCAGCGCGGCTCGATCACGGCCTTCTATACCGTTCTGGTCGAAGGCGACGACATGACGGAACCCATTGCCGACGAAACCCGCTCGATTCTCGACGGGCATATCATTCTCTCGCGGGCGCTGGCGGCGGCCGGGCATTATCCGGCGATTGATGTACGGCACTCGGTGTCGCGCGTCATGACGGCCGTGGCCGACAAGGACCACATCGCCAAGGCCATGAAACTGCGCGACATCCTCGACGCCTACGAGTCGCAGAAGGACCTCATTCTCATCGGGGCCTACAAAAGCGGCAAGGACAAGCGCACCGACTACGCCATTTCCAAAATTGACGCCGTCAACCAGTTTTTGCGCCAGCCTACGAGCGAGAAAGCCGATTTCCAGGACACGCTCAACCGCCTGACGAAGCTGGTTTCCTGACGCAGAAAGGGCGCGCCCGGCCTACGGAACATCGGCCAGAAAGCGGCACGTTGCGTCCACGACGGCTTCAAACTGATCGTGGTGAACCCAGTGGCCGGCGTCGGGGATTTCGACGTACTGCATCCGCTCGATCATCTGAAGCTGCGGACTCTGGGCCAGATTGGCTGCCCAGCTTTTCGCGCCCCGGATGCACAGTACCGGGCATTTCACGGCCGCAAAGAGTTCCCTGGCCAGTTCGGTCGGCAGTCCCAGCGGCGGCAGGTTGCGCAGGTAGGGATCGAACTTCCAGATGAGGCTGCCGTCGGCCGTACGGTTCGTGCCGTAGCGCGTCAGGTGCGCGGCCATGGCGTCGGAAAGATGCGGGTTGGCTTCCTTCATCCGGGCGGTGGCTTCCTCGATGGAGGCATAGCGGCGCGGCGTCCGGCTTTCGGCCGCCAGCACCCGTTCTGCCCAGGTGCGCAGCCGTTCCGTGTAGGTCTTCGTCCTGGTTGCCGGGGGCGGGCCCCAGCCTTCGATGTTGACGACGGCCGCAACCCGTTCGGGAAACGCGCCGGCGTAGTGCATGGCCACAATGCCGCCCAGCGAGTGCCCGACGATGGCCGCCGGAAACCGCTGCACGACACCGCCGAAGGCCACCAGGTCGAGCATGAACTCCGGGAAAGCGTACATCGCACCTTCCACCCACGCACTGTCGCCATGACCGCGCAGGTCAAGGGCATAAACGTGGTACTCACGGCGGAACTCCCGCGCAAAGTCATCCCAGCTTCGCGCGTGATCCTGTGTGCCGTGAACGAGGATGAGGGGCGGGCGGTCGTCGGGCCCGCCGTAGTCCCAGTAGTGCAGC
This window contains:
- a CDS encoding DUF3419 family protein — its product is MATDTAQLLRAAVHQSPITSKQGLLERLFTAYFDAFVYNQIWEDPRVDLAALELTPESRILTISSGGCNVLNYLIHGPAQITAIDLNRYHLALLRLKLAAVRHLPDHETFFRMFGEANDPRNVRAYDTYLSAHLDGAARDFWEGLTMFGKRRIHFFADNLYDHARNGFYLRFLEKLAHLIGIYPDRMVHVTDPDERARVFDATIGRYFDHWLVRLLSKLPFIVFGLGIPPRQYEAMRRETPENILAMYRRRVRRFICDFPIEENYFAWQALARRYDTEHCRAIPEYLRAEHFGTLRANISRVTTEVTSLTDHLRRQPAGAYDRFVFLDAQDWMKDEEIAALWREVLRVAPAGSRIIFRTAPETSPVEQALPPELRARVRYERERSAELFTQDRCAIYGGFHLYVVNEA
- a CDS encoding AAA family ATPase gives rise to the protein MSECGTPRFTRLQLRNWKNFTDCDVEIGRRLFLVGPNAAGKSNFLDAFRFLRDLAIPGGGLQEAVRRRGGVSALRCLAARRFPDVEITATLEVADHIQWTYQVAFNQKQGRLHLRKEQVRRNGEVILDRPTADDRRDPERLTQTYLEQVNVNQPFREIATFFVSVRYLHLVPQLVREPDRSVGRAHDPFGGDFLEQVAKTPAKTQKARLQRIQEALQVAVPQMQAIELWRDARGTPHLRGRYQHWRPQGAWQTEEQLSDGTLRLLGLLWAVTDGTGPLLLEEPELSLHPGIVSTLPQMLARIQRRNGRQIFLSTHSPELLRDEGIGLNEVLLLLPALEGTTVTPASSIETIRQLLEGGLSIAEAVLPHTTPRQAEQLMLFGES
- a CDS encoding protein-disulfide reductase DsbD; amino-acid sequence: MMQHRWKHGRLWLAAVALGLFSIGWPGGLWTSPAVAAPVEQPHVKAELIAETTAIRPGVPFWVAIRFELEEHWHTYWRNPGDSGQPTSIKWKLPPGFKADDIQWPIPKRIEVSGLVGYGYEKEVLHLIRITPPDKLPVGKPVTLAGKVRWLVCKEECIPGDAELTLTLPVTNDVPQPSPWTEAFSRARAQLPLATSEWKLRAAQDGDHLVLLLTPPTGAEPLTEVTFFPFEELVIEGAEPQRLLRVKGGYALRLVRSKVAEKTPTQLAGVVVTPTGWRGAGTEPGLTVEAPIEPLTALGDLLTPVAGTRSDRSSSGGQPLGWLALLVTLGGAFLGGLILNLMPCVLPVLSIKVLGFVEQAKAGRGEAWQHGLVFTAGVVLSFWALAGILLALRAGGQQLGWGFQLQEPAFVAFLVAVLFVFGLVLFGVFEVGLTLTTVGGAAMNRSGLAGSFFTGVLATVVATPCTAPFMGSALGVALAQPTAVALLIFTALALGMSAPYLILAAAPQLLRFVPRPGAWMESFKQFMGFLLMGSVVWLLWVLGLEVGVDGLALMLGMLVLIGLGGWIWGRWGSLTRTPAVRRIAMATALLIIVGSTVFGVRTIHQLPSAASAATGSRETKSGGIRWEPFSPARVEELRRAGKPVFVDFTAAWCLSCKANEKVALETEAVRQEIERRGIVMVKADWTNRDEEITRTLAEFGRSGVPLYVFYPANGREPKVLPEVITPGLILETFREDS
- the acs gene encoding acetate--CoA ligase; the protein is MTESYAIESHQHETRQFPPPPDFAWQANVTPELAAQLYAEAEADFEAFWAKQAAALDWMTPWTQVLEWNPPHAKWFIGGKLNISANCLDRHLKTWRRTKAAIVWEGEPGDTRTLTYWELHREVCRFANVLKKFGVRAGDRVAIYMPMTPEIAIAMLACARIGATHSVVFGGFSAEALRDRINDAGCRLVVTADGCWRRGTEVRLKPAVDVALDQTPTVETCIVLRRTGSKVDMQPGRDHWWHEMLETVGDDCPPEALDAEHPLFILYTSGTTGKPKGILHTTGGYLTQVAATARWVLDLKDDDVYWCTADVGWVTGHSYVVYGPLANGATVMMYEGAPNHPEPDRFWRIVDRHGVTILYTAPTAIRAFIRWGEQWVLKHRLDSLRLLGTVGEPINPEAWMWYRQVVGKGRCPIVDTWWQTETGGMMIAPLPGATTTTPGTATRPLPGISADIRTKDGQSVGVNEGGYLVLTRPWPAMLRTIWGDDERYRRQYWSEIEGVYFAGDGARRDEHGNYWIMGRVDDVINVSGHRLGTAEIESALVSHEAVAEAAVVGRPDELKGSAIVAFVTLQGGRAGDDALRAALREHVAKEIGALAKPDDIRFTDALPKTRSGKIMRRLLREIAASGNVVGDVTTLEDFSVLEKLRTDED
- a CDS encoding alpha/beta hydrolase, which encodes MAGLKTTSTETNPQASFARRYLFAARLLRVFLVLFTLGLLGYIGAGIYFYTRQHAMVFRAVARGERARRQVMPPLGAGYVTFPAARGETITALFGPALDEHGDRVLPDTARRPTLLFFYGVGEYLNYPFLRSQIEVFRRAGFNVLVPEYIGLGLSSGEPSEQGLYDTALAAFEYLKQRPDIDPQRIFIVGHSLGGAPAVDLAARVQPAGLITLATFTSLPDIAALRYPMFPCHYLTRIRCPNVEKIRQVRAPILILHAENDTTVPLWMAEALTKAAFEGGNQQVVQITIPSGNHDTTFALPHGEAVRAMQAFAGIAPAHPETAHPETARPETPQPAQAAGGVGSTPSAAVRSIAVGTTTAATMNRQ